Below is a window of Candidatus Zixiibacteriota bacterium DNA.
GGAGATGAACCGTTCCGGCGCGATCGAAATCACGATGCCGGTGCTGCATCCGGGCGAATTGTGGCAGGAATCGGGGCGCTGGGATGTGATGGGCAAGGAGCAGATGCGGATGAAGGACCGCCACAGCCACGACATGGTGCTCGGCGGGACGCATGAGGAAGTGGTCACCGACCTGATCCGCGGCGAGCTGCGCAGTTACCGGCAGTTGCCGCTCAACCTGTACCAGATTCAGGTCAAATTCCGCGACGAAATCCGCCCCCGCTTCGGCCTGATGCGCGGCCGCGAGTTCCTGATGAA
It encodes the following:
- a CDS encoding proline--tRNA ligase, which encodes MLWTKTYIPTLRESPADAELISHKLLQRGGYIRKLQAGVYNYLPLMQLTLLKTINIVREEMNRSGAIEITMPVLHPGELWQESGRWDVMGKEQMRMKDRHSHDMVLGGTHEEVVTDLIRGELRSYRQLPLNLYQIQVKFRDEIRPRFGLMRGREFLM